A genomic stretch from Shewanella sediminis HAW-EB3 includes:
- a CDS encoding YebC/PmpR family DNA-binding transcriptional regulator has product MAGHSKWDNIKHRKAAQDAKRGKLFTKFIRELTVAAREGGSDVDSNPRLRAAIDKALSNNMTRDTVERAIKRGAGELDGQVLETIMYEGYGPGGTAVMVETMTDNKNRTVSGVRNAFSKSGGNLGTDGSVSYLFEKRGVISYAEGADEDTIMDAALDAGADDVVTHEDGSIDVFTTPEDFGAVKDALDATELVAINAEVTMIPSTKAELDASTAPKFIRLIDNLEDHDDVQEVYHNADISDEIMESLD; this is encoded by the coding sequence ATGGCAGGTCATAGTAAATGGGACAACATCAAGCATCGCAAAGCGGCGCAAGATGCAAAACGCGGCAAGCTTTTTACAAAATTCATCCGTGAACTTACTGTTGCTGCCCGTGAAGGTGGATCGGATGTCGATTCTAACCCTCGCCTTCGTGCCGCTATTGATAAAGCCTTATCTAATAACATGACGCGTGACACCGTTGAGCGTGCGATTAAACGTGGTGCCGGCGAACTCGATGGCCAAGTATTGGAAACCATTATGTATGAAGGCTATGGCCCAGGCGGTACAGCTGTGATGGTTGAAACCATGACAGACAACAAAAACCGTACTGTATCGGGTGTTCGTAATGCATTCAGTAAGTCGGGGGGCAATTTAGGTACAGATGGTTCAGTATCTTATCTCTTCGAGAAACGAGGCGTTATCTCCTACGCTGAAGGCGCAGATGAAGACACCATTATGGATGCAGCGCTCGATGCCGGTGCCGATGATGTAGTCACTCATGAAGATGGCTCGATTGATGTGTTTACCACACCCGAGGACTTTGGCGCGGTTAAAGATGCGCTGGATGCGACCGAGCTTGTGGCTATCAATGCCGAAGTGACGATGATCCCATCGACGAAAGCCGAACTCGATGCCAGCACCGCACCCAAATTTATTCGCTTAATCGATAACCTCGAAGATCATGATGATGTTCAAGAGGTATACCATAATGCAGATATCTCCGATGAGATCATGGAATCCTTAGATTAA